ATTCCTTCTATTTGAATCCATAACATCATGAGAGCCTTGACTTATATATGAAGAAATATCAAAAGTTAATATAAAATACGGCATTATATCCCCTTCTTTGATATTCCAATCAATATGGTCTTTACTATCCCCAAACAAGGCAACTGGAACATTACGAAGTACAGGTAAAGCAACTCCATTTAGACTAAACAAAGGCTCAGCATCTACAAATCTACCATTTCTTATTTTTTGTATTTTTACTAGAATTATCCTTATGTTTTCCATCATCTTTCATCACTTTTACTCCTAGTTTCATATTCCAACTATCATTTAAAGAAATATTTACCTCTTCAACTTGCATAAATCCACTGACATCATCACTTGAAACATATATAATGTCTCCTTTTTTTATATAGTGAATTGGGAAACATTCAACAGTATAGTCATATTTATTACTCTCTTTTATAGTTTTCTTTTTCTTTTCCTTATTCCACTTTTCATCTTTTTTACTATCAGTTTTTTTATTATCTGACTTTTTATTTACTTTTGTTTCCTTTTCTTGCTTTTCAACAGCTTCAGGATTATGTATCAAACCACTTTCAAAAGTTAAATAAATAGCTTGATTTTTCTGCTTATCTGTATAAATGTAAAGATCATCACCTTTTAATGTCATTTTACTTTCAGAATCTCCAACTAACTCTTTTAACTCCTGAAAACCTTGACTATAACAAGTAAAACCATTTGTATAAACTTTATCTTTATTTAGATCCATAGAAATAAGATTTAAACCTAATTCCTTAGTAATTTCTTTAATAGCTTCTGATATTCTTACATTCCCATCTAAACTAATAGAAACTATTTTACTGCTATTCTTAGTTCTTTCTGAACAAGTTAGCTCTTGAACAAAAGAAGCTCCATCTCTTGCTTTTTTCTTTTTAATAACTTCATACTTAGAATAATATCCAATATCAGACTCATAACCAAACCAAAGCTCTATCTCACTACCCACCTCTATGTCTTGACTTAAATTGTATATTTTAAATGTTCCTACTCCTACTTTCCCTTCTTCTCCACTTTTTACCTCAACATCAAACTTTAATCCATTATTATTATGATCATTTATTTTTACTCCATTTATAACAAGGTATGAATTTCTTGGGAAAATAGGTCTATTTGCTATAAATTCCATTATTCCTCCACTAAAAGTTCAATTTTATCTATATTTTCATAATCAATTTTTACTGCTTTTCTATCCAAAGTATTAGGAATAATATATTTTTGTGGATACTTTTTATTAAAGTTTCCTTTTTCATCAACTAATTTATTGAACCAAAGTGGAATACCAAATAAAATTGGCTCATTAGCATATATCAAATTATCTTCAATATCATAAAGTGTTATATATACCCTTTTATCATAAGAATTATATGTGAATTCAAATTGAAAAGTTGTCCCTGCAATAGTTACCTCAGTTATATATGGAATAGATTCTTTCATTATATTTATTTTCATTTCTATGCTCCTATTATCTATGGCAGTTTTATATGCTCACTTTGTAAATCTCCTTCCCAGTCCTTTTTCCCACTAGTTTTATTTTTTGCCTTTGCTGTTGTTTTTATTTTTGTTTTTTTCCTTACAGCAGGTTTAGCCTTTTTGCTGGGTGCTGGTATCATAGAAACATGAGCAATTTTTATTTCAACTAAGGTAATTGTGAACTCTGTATAATATAAAGATGTTATTGTATTTTCTATACTTGTGATAGCCATATTTTTATATAACTTAACCATATATAAGTCCACAAGCTCTCTTTTATTTCTAAGTTCTATAACTTTTTCAAAAATTTCTTTATGATTAGCTCCAACAATTTGAACTTTAAAAGATAATTCCAAAGGGTTGGGAGTTATATTATCAGCTATTTGAGTCCCATCATCTATTGGAACTGTTGGAACATCATTAGAATAGCTTTCAGATACTTCGGAAACTAATTGAAGCTGGATATTTCCTAATAAAATAGGTGGAGTTTTTTTTATACGATTATCAATTTGATTAGACAATGAGTTAGCACTGCTTAAAAAACTACTTACTTTACTCATCAAATTTGTTATTGAAAACATCTATATATCTCCTTTTGCAATCTCATTTTGTAGCATAAAATCTTCTAATTTCTCAACTATCATTTCTCCTACTCTGTTCCAATCAGTTTCAGCTTTTGTAGTTGTTGGCATATTTATAGTAAGATTTAATATAACTCTTTTATCAGTTTTATTAGAATTTTTAGTATTTGTTGAACTTTTTATATCCGAAAAGCTATTATTTTCTACATTTGAATAAGCATTATTTTCTTCAGCAGTTAGTACCCTCTCTCCCTTATGAAGTTCAGCTATATAGCCATCGAAAGGAACATAGTCAAGTCCTGTTTTATGTGTCCCATCTATCACAGGAGTATCTTCAAAGTATACTCTTTCAGTTGTTGTTTTCTTCTCTCCACTATCATCAAAAAACCATGATATGCCTGGTAATGATTTTATTTTTTGTCCTAAGTTTGAGAAAAATCCTTTAATATTTTCCCAAATTTTAGCAACATAATCTAATATAAAATCAAAAGCTGAAGCAGCAGTTGACTTCATTGTCTCCCACACTTCTTTTAATTTATCTATTAGTTTAAAAAATATATCAACATCTTTGTCCCTTAAACCTACGAAAAAATTACCTATATCAAGTATTTTGTTATATAAATAACTTCCTAACTCTGTAAATTTAGCCTTTATTAAATCCCAATTTTGTATTATTAGCTTTCCAACCGTAATAATTAAGCCTATTGGACTAAGCCACATAAATATTTTTTTACCAATATCCCATAATGCTTTAGCAAATGCTTTTATTTTAGCCCATAATGAAGCTAATTTAGCTTTTATTAAGTCCCAATTTTTTACTAATAATTGCCCTAGTTTTATTATTAAACCTATTCCTGAAAAAAGTAGAAATACTTTAACAAAACCTTTAATTTTTTCCCAAAGTGAAATTAATTTTTCTTTTATTAAATCCCAGTTTCTATATAATAAAACTCCAATAGCTATTACAGCTCCTATTCCAAGCATAATAGGATTAAAAGAAAAAGGTGATAATGCTGTTTTTAATGCTCCAATTAAAACTATTACTTTATTAATTACAAAAAGCCCAGTTATTGCACTTGCCAAAGGAATTAAAACTTCTTTCCACTTAACAATAAAATCTATTACTTTTCCACCAATGTTTATTATTTCTCCAAAAATATTGGATAGATTTTCTGCCCATCTAGTAAAAGTTCCATTTTCTTGAAGTTTTATAAGAGTATTAGCAAATGGAATAATAACCTTATCTCTAAGAATTTGAAATGGAGAGTTTTCAACTATATCTCCAAATTCATTCACTCCTGCCAATGTTGAAAGTGCTGACTTTGCAGCTCCAGATATAGTTGATAGTCCTCCCTTAAATGTTTTGGCTTGTTTTTCCATTGCACCACCAAAACGAGAGTCCATCATTTCAAACAAAGTCTTATTAAATAGTTCTAGATCATTGATTTGTCCTTTACTGTTAAATATTTCTAAGCCCTTGCTTTTTCCAAACTCGGCAATCATATTCTTAGTAATTCCAAATTCTTTTAATCTTTCAAGTTCTCCAGTTCTTGCATCAGCAACTGCTTCAATTGCTTGGTCAAAACTTTTACCCATTCCTGATGCCATGTCTCCAATCATTTCTAAATAGGTTCTATTAGTAGTCTTTAAAATTCTATCTCCTTCAATTCCATAAGATTGAAGTTTTGTCATTCCACCAACTACCTCTTCTGTTTCAAATGGTGTTTTATTAGCAAATCTACTAGCCCAAGCTAGTTTCTTTCTTGCTTTATTTGAATCCTTCAAAACAGTTTCAAGGGTATTTCTATACTGTTCAATATTCCCTGCTCCTTCAATAGCAGTTTTTAATGTAAACCCTGCTGCTAATGTTGTAGCAATTCTTTTTAAAACTCCTAAGAATGAATTAGCTTTTTCTTTACTATTTTGAAACTGTTGCTGGGCATAATTTCCAAAGTTCCCTAATCCTCTACGGAGTCCAATAAATCCATTTCTTAGTTTTGAAATAGCAGGAAAGTTAGCTACAATCTTAGCTTTTAATGTACTAAAAGTTGAACTTATTTTATTTTTAAAATTGACTATACTTTGCTTTACTGAATTAATCTTATTTTTTAAACCGCTAAATGCTGAACTTATTGAGTTCTTAGCAGTATTCATGCTATTTTTTAAAGCGTCAATTTGTGCATCAATTTTTTTTAAAGAATCAAGTCCATCTCCTATCACTTTAAAAGCCAATGTTAATTGCTCAAACATAGCTAAACTCTCCTCCTTTCTAACTTTTATTTTTTCTTTTAACATAATTAGCCCAAGCTAATTGTAAAAGCATATACTCCTCATAACATAATTCCCCAACAGGTTTATTAAAGTATGAAATTTTAGATTCAAAGCAAATGTCAAACCTTCCTTGTTTAATTTCCCTTATTTTCTCCAAAGTTCTTAATGAATAAAAAGGGTGTTTGCTGAAATTCTGTAATAACATTGACCATTGTTAATAAAGCCTCTTGATCCATATTAAAAAATTCTATATCTCTTGCTTCAGCTGGTTGAGCTACAAAAGTTGTCAATAACTCTTTTGCTGTTGTTAATTCATCTTTTTTGGCCGAAAGTTTAAAAAATGTATCTGTTGAAACTCTTTCTACTCTGAAAGATCTGTCCATTGTTTTAAAATCTTTTCCAGTCATCATTAAATCAAATTCTAAAGCTCCTAAACCATCAGGTTTAAAAATTATATTTGAAACATTTTTATTTTTTAATTTTTCTAAAAATTCTTTATTTTTTAATTCTTGTTGTTCTTTTTTATCCATTAGTTTATTGCCTCCTTGACACCTGTACATACAAGTTTAAATTCTCTTGAATCAGATTCTCCATCATTAGCCAACTCGCTTTTATTCACTCCAATCTCCTTTATAGTTACTCCTCTGTTGTATTTTTGGCTTGAACTATCTTTGAAATATCCTGAACCAGTTATCACATTTTCAGAAGCATTCAAAAGTATTTTTTCATCTTCTGTTCCAACTGGTACAGTTATAGTTATTTCCATATTTGGATCAGGAGTATATATTATCCTTCTTTCTCCATAAATGCTTTTATCTGATTGTTTATATTGATCCTCAGGTGCTCCAACAGTCAAACTTCTCCATTTCTTAAAAGTATAGCCATTGAAAATAAAAGTTTTTTTACTTAAGTCAACCATTATTCATTACCTCCAATATCCTTATTAGTTTTCATTAATGTTAAATCAATGAAATAAGCCCAGTTTCTAAGTCTGAAAAGCACTCTTGGTCTTACAAGTCTTAGTCCTCTTTCTGTTGCAGTTTGATTAACTGGGAAAACTGTATATTGATATTTACCATTTAATTTTGCAAGTAAATTATTAGCCCCCATTTCTTCCATAACATTGTTTAATGTTTCTTCTAAAAAAGCATAACCTTCCTCATCTTGTGGGAAACCCTTTTTAATCATAGCTTTTTCTAAATTTTCATTTAGATTTACAATGATACAATCAATAGCAGTTGTATCATCTAAATAAGTTCCATCTGTTGCTTTTCCACCATTGGCTGTTATATAGCCTTCTGATGTTCTTTTTTCCACAAATGTAATATTATTTTTTGTAAGTTCAGGCTTTTTAGCTAGTTCAGTATC
This Fusobacterium animalis 7_1 DNA region includes the following protein-coding sequences:
- a CDS encoding phage baseplate protein; protein product: MFSITNLMSKVSSFLSSANSLSNQIDNRIKKTPPILLGNIQLQLVSEVSESYSNDVPTVPIDDGTQIADNITPNPLELSFKVQIVGANHKEIFEKVIELRNKRELVDLYMVKLYKNMAITSIENTITSLYYTEFTITLVEIKIAHVSMIPAPSKKAKPAVRKKTKIKTTAKAKNKTSGKKDWEGDLQSEHIKLP
- a CDS encoding phage baseplate plug family protein, with the protein product MKINIMKESIPYITEVTIAGTTFQFEFTYNSYDKRVYITLYDIEDNLIYANEPILFGIPLWFNKLVDEKGNFNKKYPQKYIIPNTLDRKAVKIDYENIDKIELLVEE